A window of the Mucilaginibacter sp. cycad4 genome harbors these coding sequences:
- a CDS encoding M14 metallopeptidase family protein → MIKKHLLLFVFISFFCSAFAQKIQSPQEFLGYKLGEHFTPHYRIVEYFKYVASVSKNVKLQQFGTTNEGRPLLAMFVASDENIGRLDEIRHNNLKLAGIESGGGSTAMPVVTWLSYNVHGNEPASSEAAMWTLFDLVDQENAATKAWLKNMVVVIDPCLNPDGRDRYVNFYNSVVGAVPDANPTSREHAEPWPGGRVNHFYFDLNRDWAWQQQKETQARVGLYNQWLPQVHVDYHEQGYNAPYYFAPAAEPYHKDITAWQRQFQITIGKNNAKYFDQNGWMYFTKYEFDLLYPSYGDTYPLYNGSIGMTYEQGGISAGLAVVTRSGDTLTLVQRVAHHHSTSLSTLEIAALNTQKLLDEYKKFFDNSRANPPGEYKTYIIKNDNNNKINALAKMLGRNGIQYGFGLANKTVTGFNYVSQKTEQYNVGANDLVVNAYQPKAVLLHVLLEPKTFIPDSNTYDITAWSLPYAYGLKAYGLKESFKPAGAEWSVAAPKPLVNTHAYAYVSAWQSVNDVKFLAALLKKRIKVRYAEKPFEAGGKQFTAGSLIVTRAGNDLADFDQVVTQTAAGLGQEITPISTGFVDKGSDIGSDAVRYIHQPKIALIAGDGVNSEAMGEVWHLFEAQIGYPVTLIRYQDLGRTKLGEFDVVVCPDGRYEDFPSEKLQNWIRDGGKLIAVDNAVSLLVDKKGFLIKRKEEKKEDKDKEKEKDKTVKLYGDRDRLALSESIPGAIYKLNLDNTHPLGFGLPDYYYSLKLNDDIYDLFSGDDGWNVGTIKKDGYVSGFVGQESKKKISNGLLLGVQPMGRGSVVYMVDDPLFRSFWENGKLLFSNAVFMVGQ, encoded by the coding sequence ATGATAAAAAAACATTTACTCCTATTTGTATTTATAAGTTTTTTTTGCTCAGCCTTTGCACAAAAGATCCAATCGCCGCAGGAGTTCCTGGGGTATAAATTGGGCGAGCACTTTACCCCTCATTATCGTATTGTCGAATATTTTAAATACGTTGCGTCGGTTTCAAAAAATGTAAAGCTGCAGCAATTTGGTACCACTAATGAAGGCCGGCCTTTACTGGCTATGTTTGTCGCATCCGACGAGAATATCGGCAGACTGGATGAGATCCGCCATAATAACCTTAAACTGGCTGGTATTGAAAGCGGCGGCGGCAGCACTGCCATGCCGGTTGTTACCTGGCTAAGCTATAACGTACATGGCAACGAGCCGGCATCAAGCGAAGCCGCTATGTGGACTTTGTTTGACCTGGTTGATCAGGAGAATGCTGCAACCAAGGCCTGGCTCAAAAACATGGTGGTTGTTATCGACCCATGTTTAAACCCCGACGGGCGTGACCGTTACGTGAATTTTTATAACTCGGTAGTTGGTGCCGTGCCCGATGCCAACCCAACATCGCGTGAGCATGCCGAACCATGGCCCGGCGGCAGGGTAAATCATTTTTACTTTGACCTTAACCGCGACTGGGCCTGGCAGCAGCAAAAAGAAACCCAGGCACGTGTAGGCCTGTATAATCAATGGCTGCCGCAGGTACATGTAGATTACCATGAGCAGGGTTATAACGCACCGTATTATTTTGCACCTGCCGCCGAGCCATATCATAAAGATATTACCGCATGGCAGCGCCAGTTCCAGATCACTATCGGTAAAAACAACGCTAAATATTTTGACCAGAACGGCTGGATGTATTTCACCAAATATGAGTTTGATCTGCTGTACCCGTCATACGGCGATACTTATCCTTTATATAATGGCTCTATCGGCATGACCTATGAGCAGGGCGGCATCAGTGCCGGTTTGGCTGTGGTTACCCGCAGCGGGGATACCCTTACCCTGGTGCAGCGTGTGGCCCACCACCATTCAACAAGTTTAAGCACACTTGAAATAGCTGCGTTAAACACCCAAAAGCTTTTGGATGAGTACAAAAAGTTTTTTGATAACAGTCGCGCCAATCCTCCGGGCGAGTACAAAACTTACATTATTAAAAACGATAACAACAATAAAATTAACGCGCTGGCAAAAATGCTGGGCCGCAACGGCATTCAGTATGGCTTCGGTTTAGCTAATAAAACGGTTACCGGCTTTAACTATGTTTCTCAAAAAACAGAACAATACAATGTTGGCGCCAATGACCTGGTAGTTAATGCCTATCAGCCCAAAGCGGTATTACTGCATGTATTGCTGGAGCCCAAAACTTTTATACCCGATTCCAATACTTATGATATTACCGCATGGTCGCTTCCGTATGCTTATGGATTAAAGGCTTATGGTTTAAAAGAATCGTTTAAACCTGCCGGCGCCGAGTGGAGTGTTGCCGCACCTAAGCCGCTGGTAAATACCCATGCCTATGCTTATGTATCGGCATGGCAATCGGTTAATGATGTAAAATTCCTGGCGGCCCTGCTTAAAAAGAGAATCAAAGTACGCTATGCCGAAAAGCCATTTGAAGCCGGAGGCAAGCAGTTTACAGCAGGTTCGTTAATAGTTACCCGTGCAGGTAATGACCTTGCCGATTTTGACCAGGTTGTAACGCAAACGGCAGCTGGTTTGGGCCAGGAGATCACTCCTATTTCAACAGGATTTGTTGATAAAGGATCAGATATCGGTTCGGACGCTGTGAGGTACATTCATCAGCCTAAAATTGCCTTAATTGCCGGCGATGGTGTTAACTCGGAGGCAATGGGCGAGGTTTGGCATTTGTTTGAAGCACAAATCGGGTACCCTGTTACTTTAATAAGGTACCAGGATTTAGGTCGCACCAAATTGGGAGAGTTTGATGTGGTGGTTTGCCCCGATGGTCGTTATGAAGATTTTCCTTCGGAGAAATTACAAAACTGGATCCGCGACGGTGGTAAGCTGATAGCGGTAGATAACGCTGTATCGTTACTGGTTGATAAAAAGGGCTTCCTCATTAAAAGGAAGGAAGAAAAAAAGGAAGACAAGGATAAAGAAAAGGAAAAAGATAAAACAGTTAAGCTGTATGGAGATCGTGACCGTTTGGCCCTTAGCGAATCCATCCCCGGTGCAATTTATAAACTGAACCTTGATAATACACATCCGCTTGGCTTTGGCTTGCCTGATTATTACTATTCGTTAAAGCTGAATGACGATATCTATGATCTTTTTTCGGGCGATGACGGCTGGAACGTAGGTACCATAAAAAAGGATGGCTACGTATCGGGCTTTGTTGGCCAGGAATCAAAAAAGAAGATCAGCAATGGTTTATTATTGGGTGTACAACCCATGGGCCGCGGTTCGGTAGTTTACATGGTTGATGATCCGCTATTCCGCAGTTTCTGGGAAAACGGCAAGCTGTTGTTCAGCAACGCGGTGTTTATGGTGGGGCAGTAA
- a CDS encoding outer membrane beta-barrel family protein, whose amino-acid sequence MKTFIHNIFYTLLLVAISCSVSFAQQAAPVAKVSGALVNDQGKPLDYATVSLLRASDSTVVKGALSNDAGVYVFTNIKAGSYIVKASVVGYQKAVSKSFSVPANASQVTAPALNLHTGSTELKGVTITATKPLIERKIDRTVMNVENSVLAAGNTAMEILERAPGVTVDKDDNISLKGKQGVTVMINDKLTYLTAAQLATLLRSTDGNTIKSIEIITNPSAKYDAAGNSGIINIKLKKNAQSGTNGSLTVGGAKSKYWRDNTSLNLNHKDGALNVFTSLSRGDNKRGHDIGINRIITDSLGNKTYFNQKSSLPSINHYNNYRLGADYDLTSKHTIGFVVSGYSNSEKDLNDNTTIIGKQFGVADSSLHTTSDIRQTYKNFALNLNDRLKLDTSGQELSIDLDYSKFRNNSNAMYNTNYFLPDGSIQHAPQMLRNQTPSTISIYTGKADYTKPLTKTIKLEAGVKFSSVKTDNDLQAQIFSNGAYINDTTRTNRFIYTEKINAGYLNLNKQFKKFSVQLGLRAEQTRSTGNLIGSTPVKRSYLNLFPSVFINQTLNDKNEVSFSYSRRIDRPGYDDLNPFIYYLDPYTYSQGNAFLNPQYTQNFELNYTYNKTINVSLGYSHTTDAITELILTEGKRSFETHQNLQTQTGYNVNLNTPFTITKWWEGNVNATAFYLGFKSDTLAGQKFNDGQWAFQGRTTQTFKFAGYRFEVTGDYQSSLTYGIYKIRPRYSVDMGVSKSFMEKKFNIKASCDDIFNIRRNDLSSQVVNNNFTIKQKNDTRVMRLTFTYNFGNNSIKMREHRSGADDEKGRVKGNN is encoded by the coding sequence ATGAAAACTTTCATACACAACATATTTTATACACTGCTGCTTGTTGCTATCAGCTGTAGTGTATCCTTTGCCCAGCAGGCCGCGCCTGTTGCCAAAGTATCAGGAGCCTTGGTCAATGACCAGGGCAAACCGCTTGATTATGCAACAGTAAGTCTTTTACGTGCATCTGATTCAACCGTGGTTAAAGGTGCGCTAAGCAACGATGCCGGTGTTTATGTTTTTACCAACATAAAAGCGGGCAGCTATATCGTTAAAGCTTCTGTTGTTGGTTATCAAAAGGCTGTAAGCAAAAGTTTTAGTGTACCTGCAAATGCATCGCAGGTTACAGCCCCTGCTTTGAACCTGCACACAGGCAGTACCGAATTAAAGGGAGTAACTATTACCGCCACCAAGCCCCTTATTGAACGTAAAATTGACCGTACCGTAATGAACGTTGAAAACAGCGTACTGGCAGCCGGCAATACCGCTATGGAAATTTTAGAACGTGCCCCTGGCGTTACTGTTGATAAAGACGATAACATCAGCCTGAAAGGCAAACAGGGAGTAACGGTAATGATAAACGATAAGCTAACCTATCTTACTGCTGCACAACTGGCCACCTTATTACGCTCAACCGATGGCAATACCATTAAATCTATCGAAATCATTACCAACCCTTCGGCAAAATATGATGCAGCCGGCAACTCGGGGATCATTAATATCAAATTAAAAAAGAATGCCCAATCAGGCACCAACGGCAGCCTTACCGTGGGTGGTGCAAAAAGTAAGTATTGGCGCGATAATACCAGCCTTAACCTTAACCATAAAGATGGCGCACTTAATGTATTTACTTCATTAAGCAGGGGTGATAACAAACGCGGGCATGATATCGGCATTAACAGGATCATAACTGATTCACTTGGCAACAAAACTTATTTCAACCAAAAATCAAGCCTGCCAAGCATCAACCATTATAATAACTATCGTTTAGGGGCCGACTATGACCTCACCTCAAAACATACTATCGGCTTTGTGGTAAGCGGCTATTCAAACAGTGAAAAAGATTTGAATGACAATACCACTATCATAGGTAAACAATTTGGTGTGGCAGATTCGTCATTGCATACTACATCTGATATCAGGCAAACCTATAAAAACTTTGCACTTAACCTTAATGACCGACTGAAACTTGATACAAGCGGCCAGGAACTAAGCATCGATCTGGATTATTCCAAATTCAGGAATAATTCAAACGCGATGTACAATACCAATTACTTTTTGCCCGACGGCAGCATACAGCATGCCCCGCAGATGCTCCGGAACCAAACACCATCAACCATAAGCATCTACACCGGTAAAGCTGACTATACCAAACCGCTTACCAAAACCATTAAACTGGAAGCCGGGGTAAAATTCAGCAGTGTTAAAACCGATAACGACCTGCAGGCGCAGATCTTCAGCAATGGTGCTTATATTAATGATACTACACGTACCAACCGCTTTATTTACACCGAAAAAATTAATGCGGGGTATTTGAACCTGAATAAGCAATTCAAAAAATTCTCTGTACAATTAGGTTTACGTGCCGAGCAAACCCGGTCTACAGGTAACCTGATCGGCAGTACACCTGTTAAGAGAAGCTATTTAAACCTGTTCCCAAGCGTATTCATTAATCAAACCCTCAATGATAAAAACGAAGTAAGCTTTTCATACAGCCGCCGTATCGACCGTCCGGGTTATGATGACCTGAACCCTTTTATCTATTATCTTGATCCATACACCTATTCACAGGGCAACGCGTTCCTGAACCCGCAATACACTCAAAATTTTGAGCTTAACTATACTTATAATAAAACCATCAACGTAAGCCTTGGTTACAGTCATACTACTGATGCTATCACCGAACTGATATTAACCGAAGGTAAGCGCTCGTTTGAAACACACCAGAACCTGCAAACCCAAACCGGTTACAATGTTAACCTCAATACTCCATTCACTATTACCAAATGGTGGGAGGGCAATGTTAACGCGACCGCGTTTTACCTGGGCTTTAAGTCCGATACCCTTGCCGGGCAGAAATTTAACGATGGGCAATGGGCTTTCCAGGGTCGTACAACCCAAACATTCAAGTTTGCAGGCTACCGTTTTGAAGTAACGGGCGATTATCAATCATCATTAACCTACGGTATTTACAAGATCAGGCCGCGCTACTCGGTAGATATGGGGGTCAGTAAATCGTTCATGGAAAAGAAATTCAATATCAAAGCTTCATGTGATGATATCTTCAACATTCGCCGTAATGACTTGAGCAGCCAGGTGGTGAACAATAATTTTACCATCAAGCAAAAGAATGATACCCGCGTAATGCGCCTTACCTTTACCTATAACTTTGGCAACAACTCCATCAAAATGCGTGAGCACCGTTCAGGAGCCGACGACGAAAAAGGCAGGGTGAAGGGGAATAATTAA